The genomic DNA AATGTACGTATATCGTGCAACGTAATTTATGATTGCAAAGACAAGATTTTCAGTCTATTCATTTACTAACTTTTTATCCATGTCCTGGTTTACTGCAGCTCAGATGAACAAACTGTTTCCTCCGCAAAACTTGAGAATGGCATGCAGCTCCATCTAGTTTTGACACTAAGGGGTGGCAGGTAATTTACTTTTAGATCTCATAGAGTTAACGACGACGGGTACTCCCTAGATTATCTGTTACTAATAAATGCCCGTGCAGTGCGCACTGTTTAGTCACAAGATACTTTAACTTGCTTGAAAGTATCACCCTCTATTCATAAAATGTATAAAATCGCTAGCTGAAACTCTTTTTTAGTGATagctctttctttctttggtgCGCCTACATGCTTCCAGTACAGTAGCGTTAGCAGAATATATCACTCTGATAGCTAAAATGGTACAACGAAAAATTGGTCATGCATTTCAACGAGAGCACATCACAAAAGGAGGCAAGGAAAGGTTGATAAACGCGACAGCTACTTGTTCGGTGATGAGCCATGCAGACCAGGAGCAAATCTCAGCAGAGCAGATTTTAAAACAGGTGTATGAGAAGAGAAAGACCGTCAAGCCTTCAACAAAAGTGGATATACTTGACCTCGAAGAGCTCAAAGAATATCAgcgaagaaaaagaagcgAGTATGAGGGCTATTTGAAGCGTAATAGACTTGATATTGGACAATGGATTAGATATGCACAGTTTGAGGTAGATCAACATGATGTAAGACGTGCAAgatcaatatttgaaagagcaTTACAAGTAAGTAAAACAAATATACCACTGTGGATTCGGTATATTGATACTGAATTGAAGCTCAAGTATATCAATCATGCAAGAAATATTCTGGATAGAGCTATAAGTACTTTGCCTAGAGTTGACAAGCTTTGGTATAAGTACTTGCTGGTGGAGGAGTCTCTAGAGCAGTATGACATGGTCAGAGCTCTCTTTGCGAAGTGGATCTCGTTAGAGCCAGTCTCCAATGCATGGGACTCTTTTGTTGACTTTGAAATACGTCAATCAAATTTGGAAAGTGTACGGCAAATTTATACGAAGTATGTGATGGTACATCCTCAATCGGAAACTTGGTTTAAATGGCTTTACTTCGAAAAAGTATATGGTAGCGTTGAATCGATTAGAAGGATATATTCTCTTGCGGTCGACACGCTCATctcatttcaaaatgtaACGTACGAGAATGATACTATTAAATTGATTATATCGTTCATAAATTGGGAAGCGAGTCAACAGGAATTCGAAAGATGCCGGGCACTGCTTAAGATATCTATCCAGAGGTGGCCAAAAAACCAAACACTGAAGAATGAGAGCGtcagctttgaaaaaaggtttGGTGATGCCAATTTAGCGGAATATAATGTCGCTTGCAAGAGAAGATGGCATTATGAGAACAAATTGAAGGAGAAACCAAGAGACTATGACACATGGTGGTTATATCTTGACCTTGTTGAGAATACTTTTGTAAGGGATATGCCTTCTTCATTGGAGAAGTCAGTAACCGAGAGTAACCCGAACGATGTCACTAAAACGACTGCTTGGAAGCAATATATCCTTTTGTGGATACGATACTTAACTTATGTTGAACTTGATCTCGGCGACATATCATTGTGTCGAAACTTGTATAAAAGACTGATAAACGAAATCATACCGCATAAAAAGTTCACCTTTTCCAAGGTATGGATGATGTATGCTAAGTTTGAAATAAGGCAAGGTGATATTCAGACGGCGAGGAAAATCTTGGGAAGATCTTTGGGTATGTAcccgaagaagaaaacctataaagaatatatttcaCTGGAAATAAAGATGAAGGACTTTGATCGTGTAAGaaagatatatgaaaaacttttggagTTTCGACCAGAAGATGTGGAGACATGGGTTGATTATGCTGAACTAGAGGAAAACTtaggtgatgatgaaaggTCTCGAGGAATATATGAAATTGCACTAAAAAATGCAACCTCCAGCTTTCCACAAGAGGCTAGGGCAATGCTACTGGAAAGGTacattgaatttgaaaatgatgctGAAGAATTTGGAAGGGCTAGAGAGTTATATGAAAGGTACTTAGTAGCCAGTGGATATTCTCCCAAGGTATGGATCAGCTATGCTTTGTACGAGAGCTCAGCTCCCACTGAAGCCCAATTGGAAGCGATACAGCATTCAAGGGAACAACAAGAGGGGAATGGGGAGgcagaggaagaagaagattcGATTGAATTTGAGATAACGGAAGAAAACAGAAGGAAATCAAGGTCAATTTTCGAGAGGGCTTTGAAGTATTTCAGAGAACATGACGAACCTGCGAATAGAATCATTATATTAAAAGGCTGGATGAGCTACGAAGAGGTATACGGTATTCGCGAAATTCAGAATGCTGTTAGTGGCAGAATGCCTAAAACAATTATGAAAGAGAACCCTGACGGGACgaaagaattgaaatacATATTCTCTGACGACAAGAACGATAGACCAAACACCTCGAAGCTTCTGACGCTTGCGAGAAAGTGGCAGGAAGAGCAAGAGTCCAAGAATGGCGTTGCGTAAACTGAATGATTAGTCTCTTTATTTGCAAGCTACTTGTTTATACTAATTTAAACTATTAAAATGAAGCATGATTCATACCTATACTACTGCAACGATTATAGACCAGGGGGTTTTTGAAGGTCTTCTGGTGCTCCCACATCCTCTTCTGATGCAAGGCCCGGTGGACCATGGAGCGCTTGGAATTCGAGCTCACTATCAGCACCTGGAACAGCTGAAGAGGGTTGTAAATTCATGCCTGGAGGCAATGTATCAGGTTTGCTGAGAGGCTTTACTGAATTTGACAAGGTCATTCCGGGCACAGCCCACTGAATAGACTGGTCTATTTGAGAATCCATTCCTGGAGGTGGCGGAGCACCAAAACCTGTTTCTCCATGAGTAGATTGAGATAAATCTGATCTTCCGTAGTCATATTTATCAGCATAACCATGAAAAGACGATTGATCCGCTGTTGTCCGTGTGAAACGTGATTTGTAAGAGGATGACAATGGAGATGGTAAATTGCCGCCAAAACTGTTATATTTATTATGCCCTTTAacatcaaattttctgtCTTGCGAGCTAAATTCCCTTGTGTCGGTATAACGATTGTACCTTCCGGATTGTGTCACTTGCGTCTGCTGATAATTATCCTCAACACAGTCATTCGTTACATGACCCTGCTGCCCGCAGTTCCTGCATTGAACTGTTCGAGGAACGCTTTCTGCACTGGGACATTCGTAATTTTTGTGTCCCTGTAAACCGCATGCGTTGCATGGTCTCTTGTCCTCTCTTAATGTACCATTTAGTTCTGCCAATTCCCTTAATTGGCCTCGCTTCAGATCGTTCTGACCCTCTGGAGAAGTGACTGCTCTTACTACGATATTTTCACATACTTTAATccctttttgaattttttcctcaCTATCTGCAATGATGAGACAATGTAAAGGATCAGAGAAGTTCATAGCACCTTTTGGCAAATCGTGAGCATTTTTACCCTCTTTCACCGATCCACGGCCTCTAATAGCTATTTTACACCCCGAATCTTCCTGTAGTTTCTTGAGTGTATTACCACGAGGGCCTAACAGAAGACCGACAAAATTTATGCCCGGATACTGGCTTACTGGAATGTAGTACTTATCTTGAAACTTCACAGGTCTTTTGTAATCCTCAGGTGCAACAAAATGCGGTAACATTTTCAAGACAATCTCAACTAGACGAtgcctttcttcttcaagcTTCCTTCTATATCGGTGTTCTCTTGTATTTATTCTTTTACCCCGAGTATCGTATGCTGGTGGTGGCGAAGGCGatctatttcttttctgagGAGGTCTTATGTCACTAGAACGCAGCTCTGCGGTCACCTCTTGAATTCTAAACATCGTTTGATATGCAGACAATTGTTCCTGGGTGAGAGCCCCAGCCAATCTTGTGGGTAGCTGAACCATGGTGTCCCTGGCTCTTTCTGCTCCTTTGGGGCCTCGGAGATCTACATTTCCTCGTTCTATTCTGCGACCCCTGTGGGCCACATGCTCGAACCTTCTGGGATCCATTAAATTGAATATAATCTACTATATGGCCTCCTCTAgttgcttcaatttttgtctAATTTGAAGAGGTTCATGCTCatctatatatatttttacaAGCTTTATCGTGTGGAAGTATATATCGAATCGAAGAGCAGCTGCCACTGATCTTCGAGAAGTCCCGCGTCCAATAAAATCCCTGTTTGGATTATCACAGGCGCTATATTCTGGCTAACATATCTGTTACTGACTTTTTAACATGATAGAACAGTTCTGATGGTGTTCCGTCCACAATTGTTTCAGCATCGCTAATTTTGCGTACCGCCACTTCTCCATTCACTACTAAGGTACCCTCGCCTTTAAATTCTGCTCTGTAGTTTTGATCATTCAACTTGCGTTTGAGTTCAGCAAGACCAACATCACCGATGGATAGAGATGCTCCAGAGtgaacttttgaagttgTTTTGAGCGGCTTTAAAAACATTTTGGACCGCAATAGCTGTTGAGACGGATCAAGCCCATTAGGTACCTTCTGCTTTTCCCTCACTAATCTACCAACTACGTGAGCAACAGTGTATCCATCGCTAATTCTTTGCCATTTCAATAACTGGTCCAGTTCCGGATCAATTGAGATATCAACAGATTTGATGGGTGTATTGAACTCGATGTCGTTATTCAACGACATATCAATAACATCTATATCtcgttttttcaaagattgtGCTATTGTTTGGTTTTGAGACTCTTCAGGGCCAATTAATAGAAGCTTTCTTGGTTTCAGGGCAGGCCATATGATGGAGGCAGATCTCTGATCCACTAAACACTCCAGATTAATGCAGGTAAGTGAACATTTAAGCATAACAGTCACGCTAGATTCGACTCTTTTCATTGGATTTGTTTTCCAGTTCAAGTAGTCAAGGTTATCGAAGGTATCCGGTCTGAGTTCTTCTTTCTCGCCCTTATTGTCTTTGCGACTACGTTTTACTGGTATCCGTCGAGGATCCGCTAAATCATATGGatcttcgtcttcttcattatcatcaatgtcctttcttttttttagatCAATTTCGTCATCATTTTCCCTGGGCAGGaatgaattgaaatcaaCAAAAGTTCCATAATCATCCATTTTGATTCTAACGGGCTGAAACGGGAACATTTTATGTCTTGAGAGTGAGTCAGCCTGAATGTACATATCTACTGGAATTTCTGTACTCTTGTTTCGTGCTGATGAAGGTTCGTCGCGGTTTCTTAGGATGTTCAACAGTGTATCTCCgtcctcttcatcttcttcttctgcaTCTCTCAGGTCTGATATTGTTGCACCGTTCTGTGATAGCGACCCCAGACTGATGTTGGTCTTCAtggcttctttttttaatgaaaCTTCCAGCTCATGATGCTTCATCTTTCGttcagatatttttttggtgaAGTTCTCCATTTCTTCTCCTGATAGTGGAGTACACTTGAgtgttttcaaagagatacTCTCTGAGAATGAGAttgtttttccttctttcaattcttgttttctttttgctgTTTCCCATTTGGTATGTAGTTTCTGTAGAGTATTTGCATCATCTTTATTATCAATTGTATTCAATATGATTGTGCTTTTGTCCATCTGGCATAATTTTGTTACAACTTCATCTACTAAAATATCAACTTGCGAGACAAAACAGATTTTGGAACCCTTATATTTGTTCAACTCAGAGGGCATTGCAACATGAAATCTGCGACCCATGTCAAAAGGTGATCTGTTATCTCTAGATTCCCATGTCTTAATTACAGAGGAAGATAGCCACTCGAGCATCGACCTCGCATAAGTCAGCGATCTGCCTTTCGAATGGGAAACCAGTATAACTGGTACTTGTGTGTATAATctgttttttgaattctcaTATAAAAAGTCATTAATCGAAACCATTAGATCCAAGAAGTTTCCTCCAATATCCACAGGTAAAATTGCTGAGCCTCCACCACTTATAGCGCCCTTAATCgtatctttgaaaagcttgATGCGTTTAACATGTGGCATGGAAGATCCAAACTTATCGAAAGTAGTTATAATAGCAGACGGCCGCATTAACGTCGAAAGCGGCTTACCAGTATTATCCAACAAGCTCGCTCTGTTCAAGATCGTATCTCTAGTATGATTCCACCGGCGAGCATACACCAACTTTTCTGAATACGTTGATATGCACCAGATACACCCACCGGGGCTCACACCTGCATTATACGCTACTAGCGTAAGTCCATCGAATTTCGATCGCAAATCAACTATTTGTGAGTATTTAACTACAGTTATGTGATCGAAAGAATTTTCTATATCCTCTAGATCCATCTCATTCGTATCGTACGGGCCGACAATTCCTTTGGAGACATAAAGGTCAATGGTGGATATACGGCCCAAATTCGCTATAGGAAGTGTAGCATAGACctcaattcttgatataAAGTGCGGtaaaaagtgaaaatataataaagCAAAGGCCCCAAGACACTCTGCAGACGGTTGAGATATCAGTATAGTATCCACTTCTGGAATTATGTTTGACCAATACTGCACACTATCCTgatatgaaatttttgagctATTCCAGCCTGGGTCGATTAGTATCGTGACATTATCAAATCGTATTATGGTGCCAACAGCAGAACCAGATCCATCATCACAACACCTTGAAGTACACGTCATGACTCTCCTAATGATTGATTCAAATCTCTAGAGAAGGACGGACTGCAATTTCCAAGTGGTGCTCTTCACCGCGATGTTTGATAACTTTCATcgtttttattttcagatttttcatacTCATCATTAGGCAAAACATGTCATTATAAAAACCACTACATACATGCGAACTTAAAAATAGGAAGTTCGAAAGGATCTTGATAGTTCGAAAGGTTTCATTCAtgccaaaaaaatcataGTAATATCAAGCTTTGTCTAGACAACTGTCAAGAGGAAAGCTACATTGTATCGAAGCTATTCACGTGACGCAATATCGGGCAGAGTCCCCTCAAGATAAGCGGGAACACAACTCGAGACATAACATTCCCTCAAACTCACGAAGGTGTTACTGAACCTTCATCGATTAGTAGATCATAGAGGTTAAATAGTACATTGCAGGCTCAGATGGAGTTCCCAAATGAAATATTAAATTTAATTGTTTCGCAAGGGCTAGACAGTTGCAGGACAACTGTGGCATGGTCTCAGATATCAAAAGGTTTTAGGAATGTTATTACCGAGTATTTGGGAATCATTGTGGTTTATGATGGCGATGTAAGTCACAATGATCCGCAGGATGTGTCTGAATATGAGGCGCTAATGGCCGATAGGAACACTATTTACCTCATTACGGATCACGTTCAATATAGCGACCTTGATCGATTTCTATACCGCTATAAGAATTTATTGGTAGTGGTACGATCCAACAGAAGTTACAGTGATGTTTTAGCTAGTGTTTTCTACGccatttctcaaaagtgCATTGAGGGAACAAATTTATGCGTCGTTTATAGGACATCATTGAGCTTTTTGAGTAAGCTTTATTTTAGAGAACTTTCATTATATCAGAGCAAGATAAGGCTGTGTGAATTGCATGTTATTGGTAATAGCTTGCgaagtgatgatgaaatgtGCGATATTAACACTTTATTTGAGAGGACctatattcaaaatctgaGAAGCTTATATAGTCTTGACGTACAGACGCCCACTCAAAAGTTGATTTCGAAGGATCTGAGAGTAATAAAATTACTTAATTTCCTAGAGTTCAACAAAAAGTCctcagattttttttctgattGTCCAAATTTAAAAGTCATAGAGTCGATGAAATATCCAACTGCtgtaaatgaaaaggatgGAGTATTTAGGTTACCAAAGTGCGATTTCATAACACTAACAAATTATGTTGATGGACCTCATTATCCTAAGATAGATGGTACTCGTATTTATGAAACACTTACGCTCGTACCTTCGTTGAGATCTCTGGATAACCAGTTCAGTAACCTTTTTTTCCCGAATCTGAAAACTTTGGCTTTGAGGTTGAATGACAGTGGTACCCATCAAATAGGGTTTCACAATAGCTTTTTCCCGAAACTCAGAAGTCTAGTTTGTGGCTCTTGTATTGTGTCTTGGTCTGATATCTCAGCTGCCAAAAGCAACTTGGAAAGCATTAAGGTGACTCTCACCTCAATAGAGCAGCTTCGATGGCTTCAATCCTGTCCTCAGGAGATAGAGCGACTATTCATAACAGCACCGAAGTCACAGCTTGTTCACTTCCCGTTTGCgaacatttttgaagaaagtcAGCTGAATTTTCAACATGTGGAGATCGAAATAAATCATTTATGGCAGTGCTACTTGTTGCAGAAAGTGGTTATACCCAGCGCTACGCACATATCATCACTTAAGGTTGTACTGGATGAGTGTTCACTGATCGAATCGATGCTTTCCACTGAATTTCCTATGTCTAGATGGGGACTGAACTGTGACGATGattttattgttttcaatatcCCTTACGTGGATCATTTCACATTGATTGGTACGGATTCATTCAAGCATACCGGAAGTTCGAAGATGCTAAAAAGCGAAGAGGTTTCTGCTCCCATAATTTCGCCTCATCAGGGTTCCACGAACATGTTTTACGATGCAGATGTAACCAAAGAAGGCGCGTATGCAGTCTCTCCATCAGCCTTTAGGCGAAATAGTCTTGCAGGTGCAGACAGCCGAACGGCTAGGAGACAAAGTGCTATTTTATTTTCCGGTGGTACCAGTGAAAGACCGAGAACTTCTTTCAGTAGTGTGAGTGCATCTTCAGTTGCTTCCACAAATTCTAAAGAAGAGCATGCCTTTCAAGGCGAGAATGTAGCCTTTATCTTCTCGGAAGGGTGTCCCGAAGTTTTAACAACTAACATTCGAGCCTTGGAATCTTCTCTCTTCTCATGGAAGGAAACAAGCTCCCGAATAATACATATGTTGGAAGTCCAAGTAGATGGAGTCTCCATGGCTAACTACTCGGAACCTAAGGGCATAAGTAATTTCCTTTCAGTATTAGTTCAGGAAATTATAAACATACTGAAATATCCTTACGATTTGAGGCTCCCCGATGTAACTGTTGAAAATCTTCGTGTACTAATTGACTTGCATCAGTTAAATTTACAGCTGCCAGAGAAAGGTAGACATACAGTGCCTCATCAGATACAGACACTGTTGTCCCGTAGAGGATTTAATTTGGATGTGCTTACTAGCATGGAGGAAGCCAATTACTATATATTGGTTAAGTTCTAGAAGAGCTTTTGTCCGCCTAATTCATTGTATGCTTGTAGCATAACATTTGTGAACATCACCTTTCATTTGAGGCATATACATGATCTGGGTAATTATAAGGTATATAAATGATTTAAGTAGTTACAAAGTAATTCCAGTATCTTTCACAATTTGCTGATGCCTGGGCCACTTGGATCACCTAAGTCAGGCTTTTCAAGGGCATTACTCCCCACAATGGGTCCGGAAACATTACGAATTTCCGGATCTCTGTCCTCACCTTGAGATGCATTTTCTCTTATCTCTTTCTCATTACTTTTCTTATCCTCGTGGATTACGGGCATGTACTTGTCTTCAATCGCCCTCTCATCCACGCTTTTGTGTAAAATTTCACCCTCGTTCTGGTTTTGCGATTTCTCATATCTGTCTGTTATCACGATTCTCTCTGAATTAATAGTCGGTCCAGTTGTTGGCATCTGAACCATTAACTCTGGACCATCAGCATGCTTTTCTCCACTTTGTTCATGAATTGTTTGGGCATGATGCAACACGAGTGGTACTGAATCGTTTGATGTCCCCTCAGCAGTTGATTCCTTTGAGACTTGAGATGCAATAATCTGAGAATTTCCCATTGAGTTCGTGCTTTCTGCCATAGGTATATCAATTGAACTATCCTCACCTTGTTCCTCTTTCATTTGTGTATCAGGCTTCAGCTTCTTATTTAAGGTCTCCTCTGGCTCTGCACCGTAGGGACGTGTCCTTTTTTGTCTCTGTTCCATGTATGCTCGTGCctctttcagttttttaCGATGAGCAGAATTCAGCTTTGCTTTTAGACGTTCCAGTGCAGCTTCCTTATCTTTAGACTGTTCCTGTATAAGAGTGGCATCAAATAAGCCTGAAATACCAACTGTTTCGTCAACATCGTTGAAAGAGAACAAGTACTTTGACCTTAAGGAGCGCAAACTCTGCCACTGCTTAACAATCTCGTCCTCTTGAATAATATCATTCTTATCATTTGACATTAAATTCCATTTTTCTCGCAAAATCTCGAAGTGATCTTCTGCTGTCAAAGGCTTTTTATCTATCAATTCAAGTCCCGTACTAATCTTCCAAACATTGCTCATTGCTTTGTTCCCTAATTTTATAAACCCAAACTTTTTAAACGTTTCATCAGAAGCTATTTTTTCCAGCGGATCGTTATTGTTCTtgaagttttgaaattgtttgaAGCCATCTACCTTTGATTTCAGATAATCGCTATCAGAAgcaagaaaattttgaagtattGACAGAAATTGCCCATCCCGAGACTGGTAAAACTTGACTATCCGATTATCAATTATGTGACTGCACAAAGCCAGTGTCTTCTTGAGGTTTCCATCAGTTagatttgcaaaatttacGCTCTTAGATGGTTTCTCTTTCTGGTAGCAGCTTTTGTAATAATTTTCTACCTCTTTGGAAGTTAGAATATTTCGAATTAATGCgactgaaaaatacaactGCATTAAAAATTGTTTCCGATAAAAATCGTTCTCCAATCTCATCATTTGTTGATAGAGGCTGTTCAAGTTAGATATTGATATATCGAATAAAGTTGGCTGAACCATAGATGAAATGGACTCATCAAGCTTCATATACTCTTTCCAATAGTCGGCCctttcatcattaattttCTTGGAGATTCTCATATACCTTGGAGCCTTTTTTGGCATAGTCTCGAAATTAACCGGGAACCCAGAATTTAGCATTTCATTAATATCAGAAAGCTTGCCATGCGAtcttctcaaatttttataaAAATCTTcctcaatttcaaaaattgcatCGAGCAAAGGCGTCAGTAATTTGTCCATTTCAATCTTAAACTCCAGTGGCTTGTAGAGAAACTCCAAGGGGCAGCTAAGCAAATTGTCAAAAACATAATTATAGTCTGTGGCAAAAACATTTTCGGAAGAATTGTCTGTTTTTGCTGAGCTGGTAATTGTTTTGTTCCAGGAATTTCCCGAGCTTTGCTTATTAGAAATCAGCGCAGATCTATTGAAATTTGACTCTTCATAAATCGGCAGAAGTTCTGACACGAACTTTTCAAGCTTGAATTTCATCTCATAATGTAGAGGCGTATTTAAGAATGTGTTGTTTTGAACGGTGTTTAAGGTATCATTCCAATGACGCAACTTATCAAAAAGTGGTTGTTTGTAACTAGTCAGGTTAGTCGTTCCGGGAGGCAAAAGATCTAAGCTATTTCCCATTTTAAACCACTCCATTCGTGACTCCGGATATCTCCAGAATTCAAGCAATGAACAAGGCCATGCCAACAGATCTGTCACCGTGCTGAAGAGACCAAAGAATGAAATGCACCATAGACCACAAGTCTTTCTATAGCGTCTTGAGTGGAAGCAAAAATCAAGTACACCTGCACAGATGTTAAACCTGTGCCTCATATTCCTGCCTGGAGTTCTTTTCTCCTGCTCAATgccttcttcatcttcaggATCTGTCTCCATCACCAAAGTATCAGTGATAAGTCTCTTCAAAACCACGTCCACCAACGTATCCAAATTAGTTACGGCAACATCCTGTTTAATCAAGGGCTCCCATTCTAATCGTAAAAATTCTGCGGGGAAAGAATTCTGATCCAGTGATTCATCCATGatgttctcttttgaacCTGCATTCTCGAACACAGGAAGTGCAAAATCAACACATTTTTGTACCACATTTTCCAAGGATGTCATAGCCCTTTCAATGTTACTGGATGGTATGTGTTGAAGTAGAGTAAGCTCTAAATTTTACCTCATAAGGTTTATAGATAGTTATTATTATATCGTTATTATACAGTTATGGTATTTCAATTCAAATCGTTAACTGTGACCCGTATGAATAACATCCGCACTATACGTTTTAAGCTACTGGTACTGATCATACCAAGTTATGACCCCAACAGCTTTATCATGGTAGCGATTTTGCTTTGTGTGGTTTCCCCTTTGTCCTGTTGGTCAAAACACAGCTATTTTCAGGTGATCTAGTATGCTTAAGACTATCACAACATATATATGTGTGCCGTTTGACACAAACTCTGCAGTCCGCAGGAGTAATCGGTAGGATTTCCTCTGGGGTCCTTAATGTTTGATTCTTACATCGATTACAAGAGAATTGTTTAGTCTATTCATGTTTAGTGCTCGATCGTCTTATGAGGTGGCAAGGATTGCGAAATTGCAAGTTCTTGAGTTTAAGACAGAGCATATCCAGATAAATACTCTTCGTCTTGAATAGGTATCGGAAGGGCGGCTAATAGATTCTTGTGAAAGTAGCAGGCTCTTTAAACGGCTTCGAGAACTTGCAGGGCTACTATCGTCGATTCGTCATTTCCCGAAAAAATAAGAGTTCCAGGTAATACAAAGCATGCAATGACAAGATAGAACAATCTCGACTTGTCTAATCAAAACTCGGTGAAACCAGGCATATC from Zygotorulaspora mrakii chromosome 7, complete sequence includes the following:
- a CDS encoding uncharacterized protein (ancestral locus Anc_8.307), producing MEFPNEILNLIVSQGLDSCRTTVAWSQISKGFRNVITEYLGIIVVYDGDVSHNDPQDVSEYEALMADRNTIYLITDHVQYSDLDRFLYRYKNLLVVVRSNRSYSDVLASVFYAISQKCIEGTNLCVVYRTSLSFLSKLYFRELSLYQSKIRLCELHVIGNSLRSDDEMCDINTLFERTYIQNLRSLYSLDVQTPTQKLISKDLRVIKLLNFLEFNKKSSDFFSDCPNLKVIESMKYPTAVNEKDGVFRLPKCDFITLTNYVDGPHYPKIDGTRIYETLTLVPSLRSLDNQFSNLFFPNLKTLALRLNDSGTHQIGFHNSFFPKLRSLVCGSCIVSWSDISAAKSNLESIKVTLTSIEQLRWLQSCPQEIERLFITAPKSQLVHFPFANIFEESQLNFQHVEIEINHLWQCYLLQKVVIPSATHISSLKVVLDECSLIESMLSTEFPMSRWGLNCDDDFIVFNIPYVDHFTLIGTDSFKHTGSSKMLKSEEVSAPIISPHQGSTNMFYDADVTKEGAYAVSPSAFRRNSLAGADSRTARRQSAILFSGGTSERPRTSFSSVSASSVASTNSKEEHAFQGENVAFIFSEGCPEVLTTNIRALESSLFSWKETSSRIIHMLEVQVDGVSMANYSEPKGISNFLSVLVQEIINILKYPYDLRLPDVTVENLRVLIDLHQLNLQLPEKGRHTVPHQIQTLLSRRGFNLDVLTSMEEANYYILVKF
- the MSL5 gene encoding mRNA splicing protein MSL5 (similar to Saccharomyces cerevisiae MSL5 (YLR116W); ancestral locus Anc_8.309) produces the protein MDPRRFEHVAHRGRRIERGNVDLRGPKGAERARDTMVQLPTRLAGALTQEQLSAYQTMFRIQEVTAELRSSDIRPPQKRNRSPSPPPAYDTRGKRINTREHRYRRKLEEERHRLVEIVLKMLPHFVAPEDYKRPVKFQDKYYIPVSQYPGINFVGLLLGPRGNTLKKLQEDSGCKIAIRGRGSVKEGKNAHDLPKGAMNFSDPLHCLIIADSEEKIQKGIKVCENIVVRAVTSPEGQNDLKRGQLRELAELNGTLREDKRPCNACGLQGHKNYECPSAESVPRTVQCRNCGQQGHVTNDCVEDNYQQTQVTQSGRYNRYTDTREFSSQDRKFDVKGHNKYNSFGGNLPSPLSSSYKSRFTRTTADQSSFHGYADKYDYGRSDLSQSTHGETGFGAPPPPGMDSQIDQSIQWAVPGMTLSNSVKPLSKPDTLPPGMNLQPSSAVPGADSELEFQALHGPPGLASEEDVGAPEDLQKPPGL
- the CLF1 gene encoding Clf1p (similar to Saccharomyces cerevisiae CLF1 (YLR117C); ancestral locus Anc_8.310); amino-acid sequence: MVQRKIGHAFQREHITKGGKERLINATATCSVMSHADQEQISAEQILKQVYEKRKTVKPSTKVDILDLEELKEYQRRKRSEYEGYLKRNRLDIGQWIRYAQFEVDQHDVRRARSIFERALQVSKTNIPLWIRYIDTELKLKYINHARNILDRAISTLPRVDKLWYKYLLVEESLEQYDMVRALFAKWISLEPVSNAWDSFVDFEIRQSNLESVRQIYTKYVMVHPQSETWFKWLYFEKVYGSVESIRRIYSLAVDTLISFQNVTYENDTIKLIISFINWEASQQEFERCRALLKISIQRWPKNQTLKNESVSFEKRFGDANLAEYNVACKRRWHYENKLKEKPRDYDTWWLYLDLVENTFVRDMPSSLEKSVTESNPNDVTKTTAWKQYILLWIRYLTYVELDLGDISLCRNLYKRLINEIIPHKKFTFSKVWMMYAKFEIRQGDIQTARKILGRSLGMYPKKKTYKEYISLEIKMKDFDRVRKIYEKLLEFRPEDVETWVDYAELEENLGDDERSRGIYEIALKNATSSFPQEARAMLLERYIEFENDAEEFGRARELYERYLVASGYSPKVWISYALYESSAPTEAQLEAIQHSREQQEGNGEAEEEEDSIEFEITEENRRKSRSIFERALKYFREHDEPANRIIILKGWMSYEEVYGIREIQNAVSGRMPKTIMKENPDGTKELKYIFSDDKNDRPNTSKLLTLARKWQEEQESKNGVA
- the CFT2 gene encoding cleavage polyadenylation factor subunit CFT2 (similar to Saccharomyces cerevisiae CFT2 (YLR115W); ancestral locus Anc_8.308), whose translation is MTCTSRCCDDGSGSAVGTIIRFDNVTILIDPGWNSSKISYQDSVQYWSNIIPEVDTILISQPSAECLGAFALLYFHFLPHFISRIEVYATLPIANLGRISTIDLYVSKGIVGPYDTNEMDLEDIENSFDHITVVKYSQIVDLRSKFDGLTLVAYNAGVSPGGCIWCISTYSEKLVYARRWNHTRDTILNRASLLDNTGKPLSTLMRPSAIITTFDKFGSSMPHVKRIKLFKDTIKGAISGGGSAILPVDIGGNFLDLMVSINDFLYENSKNRLYTQVPVILVSHSKGRSLTYARSMLEWLSSSVIKTWESRDNRSPFDMGRRFHVAMPSELNKYKGSKICFVSQVDILVDEVVTKLCQMDKSTIILNTIDNKDDANTLQKLHTKWETAKRKQELKEGKTISFSESISLKTLKCTPLSGEEMENFTKKISERKMKHHELEVSLKKEAMKTNISLGSLSQNGATISDLRDAEEEDEEDGDTLLNILRNRDEPSSARNKSTEIPVDMYIQADSLSRHKMFPFQPVRIKMDDYGTFVDFNSFLPRENDDEIDLKKRKDIDDNEEDEDPYDLADPRRIPVKRSRKDNKGEKEELRPDTFDNLDYLNWKTNPMKRVESSVTVMLKCSLTCINLECLVDQRSASIIWPALKPRKLLLIGPEESQNQTIAQSLKKRDIDVIDMSLNNDIEFNTPIKSVDISIDPELDQLLKWQRISDGYTVAHVVGRLVREKQKVPNGLDPSQQLLRSKMFLKPLKTTSKVHSGASLSIGDVGLAELKRKLNDQNYRAEFKGEGTLVVNGEVAVRKISDAETIVDGTPSELFYHVKKSVTDMLARI